A part of Cryptococcus neoformans var. neoformans JEC21 chromosome 4 sequence genomic DNA contains:
- a CDS encoding adenine phosphoribosyltransferase, putative, with protein sequence MSDVAYIKSLLGVHPDFPKKGITFLDIFPILRDPIAFETLITHFVSHIFNTHKVKPDVIVGLDARGFLLGPVIAMRLGAAFVPVRKAGKLPGSVEVVTYEKEYGVDQFEMQSDAVTPGQKFIIIDDLIATGGSAAAAGELVKKSGGETLEYLFIVGLPFLKGHEKLDAPVYSMIEAED encoded by the exons ATGTCTGACGTAGCGTACATCAAGTCTCTTCTCGGTGTCCACCCCGACTTCCCCAAGAAG GGCATCACCttccttgacatcttccccatccttcgCGACCCTATCGCCTTTGAGACCCTCATTACTCATTTCGTGTCTCACATCTTCAACACCCACAAAGTGAAGCCCGATGTCATCGTGGGTCTTGATGCCCGAGGCTTCCTCCTCGGTCCCGTCATCGCTATGCGTTTGGGTGCTGCTTTTGTCCCTGTGAGAAAGGCCGGCAAGTTGCCTGGTTCTGTCGAGGTTGTAACGTATGAGAAGGAGTACGGAGTGGACCAGTTTGAGATGCAGTCTGATGCTGTTACCCCCGGACAAaaattcatcatcatcga TGACTTGATTGCAACCGGTGGATCAGCAGCCGCTGCTGGAGAGCTTGTCAAGAAATCTGGAGGCGAAACCCTTGAAtacctcttcatcgtcggcTTGCCCTTCCTCAAAGGTCATGAAAAGCTTGATGCCCCGGTCTACTCCATGATCGAAGCCGAGGACTAA
- a CDS encoding expressed protein, giving the protein MVHQDNPSNSILLLHPPALDPTHFVSRLISKDLSVVSDTEPVSWIIDNKYYSAEVFFQLIPIPQNLDGDDVLNKYHDVGVVVYLFEGPIPKVLPPRLVKFMSEPRDVAIAVRALSSGLPEEIQDGEGEEMTSVTELFDEIGMEFIDEVNPFTDEDDERPMMPLDIIRQTLQTHLWPGMSRKPLHTSSQMPASAPSSTTSSRAPSPEHAQFDVTFNPPVQDRKGDGEQGEGNSEKKRMGQFPDLQELVAQMYGADFAAVDSFDKFDQFSTGLESLSLAERGTYVSLDDMELSQDNDDHQNLEEWLDEDEERMESKSIEIEEKNGRTSREAEDQLHQDSDQFDPVFEPNLSNHEPQPPGFQDDFTDFQSAPPPPSSTGSATLALDPTPLLLHLQSVRAELAGVEDEDERRVRAGREVAHMLKTLGLEVGVDDDDLGLDDIGLDSI; this is encoded by the exons ATGGTACATCAGGATAATCCGTCCAActctatcctcctcctgcaccCGCCCGCCCTCGACCCTACACACTTTGTCTCGC GGCTCATCTCCAAAGACCTTTCTGTCGTTTCAGATACAGAACCTGTATCGTGGATCATCGATAACAAGTATTACTCTGCCGaagtcttcttccaactcatCCCAATTCCACAAAATCTAGACGGCGACGACGTGCTAAACAAATACCATGATGTGGGAGTTGTAGTTTACCTGTTTGAGGGCCCGATTCCCAAAGTGCTCCCTCCGAGGCTAGTGAAATTCATGTCTGAGCCTCGAGACGTTGCTATCGCAGTCCGTGCTTTATCAAGTGGATTACCGGAAGAGATTcaggatggggaaggggaagagatgacAAGTGTGACAGAATTGTTCGATGAGATTGGGATGGAGTTTATTGACGAAGTCAATCCTTTCACtgacgaagatgacgagAGAC CGATGATGCCCTTGGACATTATTCGTCAAACTCTCCAGACACATCTATGGCCAGGAATGTCTCGCAAACCTCTTCACACTTCTTCGCAAATGCCTGCCTCAGCCCCATCTTCTACTACGTCTTCAAGGGCGCCCTCACCTGAACATGCTCAGTTCGACGTAACCTTCAATCCGCCCGTCCAGGACAGGAAGGGGGATGGCGAACAGGGCGAGGGAAATagtgaaaagaaaagaatgggACAGTTTCCCGACCTTCAGGAACTTGTCGCACAAATGTACGGCGCTGATTTTGCCGCTGTTGACAGCTTCGACAAGTTTGACCAGTTCAGTACTGGCCTTGAGTCGCTGTCGTTGGCCGAGAGGGGAACATACGTATCACTCGATGATATGGAACTCTCTCAGGATAACGATGATCACCAGAACCTGGAAGAATGGttggacgaggatgaggagagaatGGAGTCAAAGAGTATagagattgaagaaaagaatggtCGAACGAGTAGAGAAGCTGAGGATCAGCTACACCAGGACAGTGACCAATTCGACCCAGTCTTCGAACCCAATCTCAGTAATCACGAACCTCAACCCCCAGGCTTTCAAGATGATTTTACCGATTTTCAAAGtgcacctcctccaccgtcATCTACCGGTTCTGCCACACTAGCGCTCGATCCCACACCTCTACTTTTACATTTACAGTCTGTCCGAGCCGAGTTAGCGGGTgtggaagacgaggacgaaAGGCGCGtaagagctggaagagaggTTGCACATATGCTCAAGACATTGGGATTAGAAGTGGGggttgatgatgacgatttGGGACTAGACGATATTGGGTTGGATAGTATCTGA